The DNA window gtctggagtttgattacagggcAGGAGGTCCTTACACTACTATTCGTTCTCATTCTCGTtgttatctgtctgtctctctgtttccctttcaaataaataaatgagtaaataaataaatttttaaaaagcaaagcccagggggctgggaagatggcttagaggttaagtcactGACTTGCGAACCCTAAAGACCCAaggtcgattctccaggtcctatgtaagccagatgcacatggtggcacatgtgtctggagtttgtttgcaatagctagaggccctggcgcacccattctcactcattctctatctttctcttccctctctctatctcaaacaaataaaaaaataaaataaaaaatatctttcaaaactgaaaaaaaaagcaaagccttGTTTAAAATTTAGGCAATTGCTaggtctggtggtgcatgcctttaatccctgtactccagaggcaggggtaggaggatcaccgtgagtttgatgccaccctgagactacacagagaattccaggtcagcctggactagagtgaaaccctacctcagaaaaaacaaaaaacaaaaaacaaaaaacaaaaaaagacataaaatttaGGCAATCATAactaaaatctaaaaatataaatatattaacttAATAATAAAAGTAGCATGTTTTGCAGTTTGTATTATATTGAAAAATTGGAGAACTAAAACAGATAAATAATAATTTCAGAGAATTTATTCTTTTCATGTCAGTTTTCCTTATATATCCTCTATTATTTAAATGCACTTTATAGCttttattcaaaaataataattttcttaatattcatttgCTTATATCAacacatttattaaatattttgatagtctttaatttttgtttatttttaatatataattatcaTCATAGTAGTAAAATGTGCATACTTACCACTATATGTTCCATGCCCTGAAAAATTCTCTGAACATTCAATATTGACATGACAAGAATGAACTGAAACACATGAAAATGTGCAAGCATTTATTTCTACCTATAAATGAGATACTCTACATTTGAACTACACTAAGATCCTTTAGAATATCTTCACACAGAATTAATTATTGCTTAGTATTAGCCAAGTGTTTATTtggaccaaaataaaataatatttaataaatcaTAGTTATCAGTGGATAACAGTATTGTTACAGTTCTATTTTTCCTATAATatgcttatatatacatatatttcagtATAGTAATTTTTACACTGTAAATATATGTAGTGCAAAATGACTGATTAATAtttgttttgtaaaaataaaatataaatagaatgttcatagtttctttatttttatttttttttactttttatttttttttaaagctagcttttttttaaaaaattttatttttattttttatttatttatttgagagcgacagacagagaaagacagatagagggagagagagagaatgggcgcaccagggcttccagcctctgcaaacaaactccagacgcgtgcgcccccttgtgcatctggctaacgtgggacctggggaaccgagcttcgaaccgaggtccttaggcttcacaggcaagcgcttaactgctaagccatctctccagcccttttttttaaaaatttttttttgtttattttttaaaattttatttatttatttgagagcaacagacagagagagagagaggaagagagagagagaatgagcgcgccagggcttccagccactgtaaacgaactccagacgcatgcacccccttgtgcatctggctaacgtgggtcctggggaatcgagcctcgaaccggggtccttaggcttcacagggaagcacttaaccgctaagccatctctcaagcctttatttttaattaattcttaaatttgcatattttcatcctatgaattaaaaataagctAGAAAGTACAGATTGTCTATTTAAGATGAAAAAattgggttggagggatagctCTGCTAttatggcacttacctgcaaaaccaaagaatctgGATGAgattccccagtgttcacataagctaggtgcacaaggtggcacatgaatctggattttgtttgaagtggctagaggccttggttgCCATCatatctttctcttctctctctctcaaataaagaaataaataaatgaataaaagtcaCATGAGTGCAAAcagattattttaatatttttgaaaaacatgtAGTTCTTTATCTATGTTGTATGATGGCTCTGTACTTAAACAAAATGTCCTATCAAGGAGAAAGCTTTCAAAAATGGCAGAAATATATTAAGTGTCTCAtaacaataaaattttacaaCATTTGAATAAATTTTACAAAGATGAAGATTTGGAGAAATATCACAATAGTAGTGTACTCACCTCATTTGCATGAGGCTATAGGCCTCAGGTTTCAACTCAGTACagtatagaaaagaaaggaaattgacAAACATATCTTtataaatatcatatattttaGTATGTCTTAATAGTCCCTGGAATCATGTTCCTATTTATTACCTTCtaattttagtattgtttttaGACACAGACATGACAAAACTGTGAAAAAATAAGTAGGTGTGggggctggaaatgtagctcagttgttaaatTACCTACGTAGTATTCTCAGAATCCTGAGTTGaatcccagtaccacataaaacacTAGAGGCAAAAcatcatcccagtactcaggatatGGAGATATAAGAATCAGAAGTCCAGTGTCATTCTTGGCTAAgcagtgagttggaggtcagctttGCCTACATAATaacttgtcttaaaaaaatgACTGAATAGATCAAAAATATATACTAAGATTTCTTCTATCTGTTTATGAAGGAGCTAAATAAGACATCAATAACTGATACCTGTTTCATGTTAgcatcttttatatattttatgttgaaATTGTGTTAGAGAATTTTTAATTGTGTGTTCCAAatgttactctctctctctctccccacatatATTTTCTCATAAGTAGTTAAGTGACAGAAAAATTAagattattttctgtttattccaACCCCTCAAAATATTGAATGTGACACTGGACATATATTTCTCTGAGAAACTATCAATATTATTCCTGTATCAGCTAGAAGCAAGACATCTACTTATCTATATAGGACTTATCTTACTAGAGTTGGAGaatggactattttttttttttttataaattacacATTCTGTAAATGTTTGGCCTGTAGAGAAATAGGTACTTTATCTTGTTCTCATTTCTGATTTGATGTTCCAGCATGTGAATTTAAGTCTATTttgatttatctttttaaaaaattaataaagagggctggagagatggcttagcggttaagtgcttgcctatgaagcctaaggaccccagtttgaggctcggttccccaggacccacattagccagatgcacaaggtggcgcacgtgtctggagtttgtttgcagtggttggaggccctggcagcccattcttagtctctctctctgcctctttctctctctgtctgtcactctcaaataaataaacgaaaatattttaaaaaaaattaataaagaggctagggagatagctcagtgtgtaAGAGCACTTGATATaaaatcatgaggacctgaattctacCCTCAGCACCCATACAAACATCTAGgttacacatgcctgtaatcctagtgctgaggtGAGTGAAGATGAGAGGAACTAGGAGCCTCCCTGGTCAGACAGCTTAACTGAAAAAATGAAGATCTTAGGTTCTTTGAGAAACTTTGACTCAGGGAAATAAAGTAGTATTGTGATAAAAGGTGTCACTCAAGGTCcctctgtggcctccacatgcatgtgcatacggcatgtgcatctacacacCAACATGTACATACAGTGCTTATAGgcaccacatactacacacacaaacacacgaacACACCCCAAAATGTTAACAAAGAGTGTGATATTAATCTCCAATGAAATTCCATTTTTATCTACTTGACTGAATAATAGAAGTTCATATTCTAACtagaatttgtttattttcttcatctgTCAAAAGGTTCAGTTACTTTTATTAGACATGATTACTTAATTTCTTGGATAAAAATTTCATAGTTCCTGTCTATTCTTGCTAGTAAGAGtgaatcttagggctggagagattgattagcagggaaggtgtttgcttgtaaagcaaaaagactcaggtttgattctccaagacccttgtaaaccagatgcatgaggtgggacatacatctgggcttcatttgcaatggctggaggccatgaagcacccatgttctctctctctctctttccttctttctgtctctccctctctctcaaataaataaatgaaaacataaaaataattcatcATAGAGACAAGAAATCAAcagtaaaacaatattttaattcattttgagtAACCCTAGGTGTTTCAATTATACTTTCATATAAGATGAAAGCTTAGTGGCAATTCTTTGTAAATTCCTGTACACTCCTTTTGAACATTTTAGTAATTTATACAATAAGTtacattcataaaacaaaactatattgttaaaaataaaatggccaggcatggtggtgcacacttttaatcctagcatttgagatgcagacttaggaggatcactgtgggttcaaggccagcctatgactacgcagtgaattccaggacagcctgggctaatatgagactgtacctcaaaaaactaaaaattaattaaataaataaataataaataaaatgatcataATAACTTAGTCAACATCTCAATATACTTGAACCCACAATATGGTATTTGAATGGTAGAAATATTCATGATCTTAACATGGAATGGCATTCATTTCATTCAGAAAATGAAGTAAATGTAAAACTTGGCTGATATGTTTGTTAATTTTGGAGCAATATCTGTGACATTAAACCCTTCCATATCTAACATTGCTGAAGTATATATATGTCAATCAGGAGGATTCTATTACATTTTCAGCTGTCATTCTTTCCTATCAGCCACAGTAACTCTGACaatattttgatatattaaaGTAGCTTTTTTTGAGTGGACAACTTGTTACAAAAGTAAATTTAAGGACAAAGATTATATTTGGTTCTATTGTAAACACAAGGTGGCCTATTATTTAGCTTCCCATTAGAACATTCTAGCTcttagtggggtgtggtggcacatgcctttaatcccagtactcaagaagcagagaagtaggtaggagaagtgctgtgagtttgaagccagcctgatacTATATACTAAGttacacatcagcctggactagagtgaaactctatcttgagaaacaaagaaaaagagaactttTTAGCTCTTGTTTTAATGATGTACTCTTTGTTTGATGTGGGGCCATTGCATGCCTGCACTTGATACTATGGCAACACTAATTACTATCCATgttcaaataaaataatctttttgtacaaaatattatgtttattattacaATCATTTACAAATTAAAATTCCCACAGAACATCTAGGATAACTCATGCTTTCCAAGTATCTGTAGAGGTTAATAAATTGCTAGTGAGTGCAGTACTAGTGTTAGGCATAGTTGAGACTTAGAACTAGAAACTACTGGCATCTCTTTCTCATCTTAttctactgttcttttttttgtttgtttgttttgtttttgagataggtacatactctagcccaggatgacctggaattcactatgttatctcagggtaaTCTCGAAATCACTGAAGATTATATAAACTGGAGATTCTCCTGGTGACAGAATATGGCATAAAGCAATCAATAATTCATTGTCTACATATTTAAGTATTATTGTACAGAGACCCAAGTTAAATATTGTGTCATTTCATGTTTTCCAGGGTCAAAACATTTTTGGGCTCGATGTCATTGAAACGCCAGAAGGGGATAAGATGCCACAGCTGATTGTCCAAAAGGAGTTAGATAGAGAAGAAAAGGATACCTATGTGATGAAAGTAAAGGTCGAAGATGGTGGCTTTCCTCAAAGATCCAGTACAGctattttgcaagtaagtgtaGCTGATACAAATGACAACCAGCCAATCTTCACAGAGCAGGAAATTGAAGTCAGTATACCAGAAAATGCTCCTGTAGGCTCTTCAGTGACACAGCTACATGCCACAGATGCTGACATAGGTGAAAATGCCAGGATTCATTTCTATTTTAGCAATCTAATCTCCAACATTGCCAAGAGATTGTTTCACCTTAACACCACTACCGGACTTATCACTGTCAAAGAACCCCTGGATAGAGAAGAATCACCAAGCCACAAGTTACTAGTTTTGGCCAGTGATGGTGGATCGATGCCAGCAAGAGCCATGGTATTGGTAAATGTTACTGATGTCAATGATAATGTTCCATCAATTGACATAAGATACATTGTCAATCCAACCAATGGTACTGTGCTCCTTTCAGAGAATGCTCCACTAAACACCAAAATTGCTCTAATAACTGTGATGGATAAAGATTCTGACCACAATGGTAGGGTGACATGCTTCACAGATCATGAAGTCCCTTTCAGATTAAGGCCAGTATTTAGTAATCAGTTCCTTTTGGAGACTGCCGCATTTCTTGACTATGAGTCCACAAGAGAATATGCCATTAAGTTATTGGCAGCTGATGCAGGAAAACCACCTTTGAATCAGTCATCCATGCTCCTCATCAAAGTCAAAGATGAAAATGACAATGCTCCCATTTTCACTCAGCCCTTCATAAGTCTTTCTGTCCCTGAGAATAACTCTCCTGGGACCCAGTTGACAAAAATCAGTGCAACTGATGCAGACAGTGGACGGAATGCTGAAATCAGCTACATGCTGGGTATTGATGCACCACCTGAATTCAACCTGGATCGCCGCACAGGCATTCTGACTGCAGTGAAGAAACTAGATagggagaaacaggaaaaatattatttcacaGTCCTGGCAAAAGATAATGGAATTCCACCGTTAATGACCAATGCCTCAGTTTTCTTGACTGTCCTTGATCAAAATGATAATAGCCCAATTTTCACTCACAATGAGTACAACTTCTATGTCCCTGAAAACCTTCCAAGACATGGCACAGTAGGATTAATCACTGTGACAGATCCTGATTATGGAGAGAATTCTGCAGTCACTCTCTCCATTTTAGATGTGAAAGATGAGTTCACCATTGATCCACAGACTGGTGTCATTAGGCCAAATAtttcatttgatagagaaaaacaaGAATCTTACACTTTCTATGTAAAGGCAGAGGATGGTGGTCGTGTATCACGTTCTTCAATGGCTAAAGTCACCATAAATGTGGTTGATGTCAATGACAACAAACCAGTTTTTGTTGTCCCTCCTTCCAACTACTCCTTTGAATTAGTTCTGCCATCAACTAACCCAGGCACAGTTGTCTTCAAGGTAGTGGCCATTGATAATGACACTGGCATGAATGCAGAGGTTCATTACAGCATGGTGGGGGGAAATACAAAAGGACTCTTTATGATTGACCAAACAACAGGTAACATCACACTGAAGGAGAAATGTGTTGTTGCAGATCTTGGTTTACACAAGCTGATAATCAAAGCTCAGGACTTAGGACAACCTGATTCTCTCTTCAATGTGATAATTGTCAATCTATTTGTGAACGAGACCGTGACCAATGCAACACTTATTCATGAATTGGTGCGCAAAAGCATTGAAGCACCAGTGACCCAAAGTACTGAGATAGCTGATGCATCCTCACCAACCAGTGACTATGTCAAGATTATGGTGGCCATTGTGGCTGGTACCATAACTGTAATTCTAGTGATTTTCATCACTGCTGTAGTAAGATGTCGTCAATCTCCACACCTTAAGgcttctcagaaaaacaaacagaattctGAATGGGTTACTCCAAACCCAGAAAACAGacaaatgatgatgatgaagaaaaagaagaaaaagaagaagaagcatgcCCCTAAGAACTTGCTTCTTAACTTTGTTACTATAGAAGAAGCAAAGACAGATGATGCTGACAATGACAGAAACAGTGTTACATTAGACCTCCCCATTGAGCTTGAAGAGCAAACCATGGGCAAATACAACTGGGGCACTACACCTTCTACCTTTAAGCCTGACAGCCCTGATTTGGCTCGCCACTATAAATCTGCTTCTCCTCAGCCTACCTTCCAGATCCAGCCGGAAACTCCCCTGAATTCCAAGCACCACATCATCCAAGAACTGCCTCTTGATAACACTTTCGTAGGCTGTGATTCCATCTCCAAGTGTTCTTCCAGCAGTTCTGATCCCTACAGCATCTCTGAGTGTAGTTATCCAGTGACAACCTTCAAGACCCCTGTGTCTGTGCATACCAGACCGGTAGGTAAAGCAAGTTTCTAAGTAAaatttctaacattttatttttttattcttttcagctTATATAGGAATTGAACAGTCAGTTGACTTTGAAGAAGCATCAAACCATGGCATTGTACAGAAATATCTGAATAGATCTAAGGATTCATTTAAAACTGGTAGAAAATCAgaacaagggatggagagatggcttaccagccaagttgtttgcctgtgaaccccacgtaagccagatgtacaaggggcacatgcatctggcatttgtttgcaatagctagaggcctggatacacctattctctctctctctttctctctttctatgtcttaaataattaaaaaaaataaaataaagaaaatcattttaagaaacagaacaaaatgacTACTGAGTATATGATAGTTGGGCATGGACTGATGGTGATAGTCTGTTGATGGCAGTATGATACTTCGTGCTAGAGAAAATACTGGAAAACCTCCCTTCCCTTGCAGCACTTTCCTTCTTATCACTGTGTACATGAAGAACAGGAAAGCCAGATTACATACCTTATAGGAAATCTTTTAGAATGGATAAGCAACTTTTAATACCAGTGATTATGAGAACCTCAGCTACACTTGGTAAAATCTGTGGCAGTCCTGGAGAATTCAATATTCACCAACGTGTCCCCTTCTTGACACCACACTATGCCACCAGATTTCCACAagtaaaagttttcttttcagattaAGACTCAAGGTTATGTTGGTTCACCAAGCCTGTATTCACATGGCATAGGACAAATTGGATTAGAAAACTGAGACATCCTGACTCTCCTCTTCCACCAAGATAATGAAATGTATACAAggtctttattttatataaagagTTAAGTATTTGCATACTTATGCAAGGTATTCAGGGCCCTTTAGGAGGCATTCTTAAGAGGTAATAActtttagaaaatggaaaatgtttgCTTTCTCTAATGGGCACAAAGGGAAATAATAGCATAATAAGATGCAAGAAATCTGTGcataataaattaaaatccaATACATTCATAAAAGTAAGGGTTTATACATTGGAGAGTTTCATTTGCATTCCATAGTGAAATAAGTACAAATTTGTCTAGTAATTCATAAGCAAATTAAATAAGTATGTTATTTCCCTTATAAAATTAAGTGATGaaacttctctttattttttttctcaaaaaccaTAACCATTCTCCATGTTGACTTTATTAGGACTGTGTAACTCTTACAAAATTATTAATTGCAGTTCCAgtgaaacaaaaaaacattttaatagctTATTCACATTTAAAGTAAGCGTTATAAAGTGAAAATCAGGTAGATTCCTCCTTGCCACATTATAGATACTAAAGATTTCCAGATTCAAGATAATAGTTCAAATAATTGACCATAATGTTTGAAATGATTtcataaaggaagaaaatataaggaCATGGAAAATTAAATGATGAAATAAAACTGACCATTTCCTTTAGTTACATAGTAAATGTAAGACATTAATTCAACAGTGGAAGCATTTTTTGTTGAAATTGATTGAATTGTTAAATGATACTGTCTCATCTCTATGTGAAGTTTCTGCTATGCTATCAATGAGTTTATAGCACCATAGTTATTTCTATACTTTGAATGAGTTGCATTAGTCTATACGTTGGTGAATCTTAGATGAATGACAAATGTAATAGATAACTAACATCTTCTCAGTTGTGTTTTTGGTTACATGTAAACATTGAAAGTGTACTCCCATTTTTCCATTCTTATcagtattattttgtttattggaaTAATTTTTTCAACATAAAATATAGATAATGTTTTATGTATGTTTCATATTATGAAACTATTTTATTGGGTTAAATTTATgaagtgtttttatttaatatctgAAGGATGAGATTTGTGCATTACAATTTACAGATCAGGTCAATAAATGACTAAAGAAAATTCTTATTATAACTGAGAGCAAAGACCTATTTTATGAATATAAGAATTTTACCTGAGTATATGAATATACAAATAACCAGGGACAGATGAAGGAGAACATTATATATTATTCAAATTccctcatctttttattttcttttaagtttagaaagaattttattatagagtttaagagaagaaaacaaggaaggaCTCCTTTATGACAGGTGAGGGTCTTCAGAGATAGGAAGGAGAACCACATTAAAGTCAGTAAAGAAGAAAGTTCCCAAGTGGGAGGGTTCCCAGGTggagaaaatttatttatatttttatatgttgttATTACTTAGAAGTCAATGAGACCTCTCTTAACTCATTCTCATAGCAACACATTTAAAGAAAGTTTTCCTAACATAAGACAAATGGATTCATGGGTAAATCAAAATATGAAAGGTGAATGCTAATGTGAATGAGTTATTGGTTATTACCAGTGTGTTGATAAAGCATCTATTGTAGAAACAGTAAACTGCCAAATGAAACTCTACATCTGAAGAGTACATGGCATATTGAGgcaatattttgtatatattgtgGAAGTGTAGAACATGGACTTTAAAAAGaatctataaatttccttctattAATGTCTTCCAATTTACAGGGTTTTATTTGATtgttatgaaaatatgaaaaataattggtataaataataatttagaaTTAATTTAGATTAATCAATTAAACTAATTTAGATTTAGTTTCCTTAATTTTCACAAAAATGGGATGTACTATTGAAAACAAAGCCTTGGATAATTTAGCTCTTCCATTAAAATAGTGTGAAAACTATGCAGTTACAGTAAAGAGAAAAATTAgaatgaaaatgtcatttttgttatttctatATACTTTTCAATGTAACATTGATTCCACAATCTGTATTTGAATATGTGAATTCAAATTTAGCATGCTTGGCAAATAAGACTCCTAGCACAAAACCGTATGATTTTGGTAATGTGTTATTTTTCTTGCCCTAGACTGGTTCCAGGACATCAACTATTGAACTCTGCAGTAAAATATAACTTTCTAGGATAGCATAGTTTCCTTTTTCCCAAATTATTTCAGTGATCTGTGAATTCAACATTTGTCTAAGATCATACATTTGTCATTTGAGTTTCCCAATATAAAGGCAAGCAAATCAAACTGAATCCTTAAAAATAGTCTCACATAACCTTGTGCTTTCTTTAACAATAAactggcaattgaaaattaaaactgaattAAAATTCATGAAAGATACAATACATTGCCATAGTGGCTCTCTCTTGCAGTCTCTTCTTGCTGTATTAACAGCTTTCAGGTAATATAATGATATCTTTGAGTACACACAAATAGTTGGTGTGTCAATCATGAAATATGAAACTACTCACGCTGTATGATTGCTGAGGAGTTTAAACATAATCTCCAGGAATTTGTAAATGAAGCTGTACTATCCAAACTTCCCTCTGAAAGGTAAACAGGGCAAGATAATATTttaaggcaaacaaacaaaccccataaaacaaGTATATATTCCACTACATTGGAAGTATGTACTTGTATAGTGTTACTTAGGAAACCATCATAATCATATACAacttgctttaaaaattatttgaatgaTATAGTATACTATTTTTGAGTCTTCATGTTGATTATAGTCACATTGTTCTACTATCCTAATCATTAATCATTTTTAATGAAATCATGCTTTCTTCTATAAACATTTAACACAGAAAAAAGTTCTTATTGTCAGTaggaaaatgttaattttttcatACTTCCTATTTCAATGTTTCTCATAGCACAAAATATAATTCCAATCTTATCATAgtggaaaaaaaatactgagagtATTtcaaaaagtttatattttaatttaaaaaaatacttcagaaACACAGGAAACACTGGAGTAACATTTAAAtagactttttatttctttgtcattcaattattaaatatgtacataattTCTTTGAGTAATTTGCCATTTCTACTTTACTCACTTTACAGTGCTTTGAGTAATTTTCAATACAAATAACTGAATGCCTCAAATTGGGTACACATTATATTTCATGAAGAAAGAATAATGTTTTCCAATTTTATTCCATGTTCTTAAAACTGCTTTTGATTTACTAATAagataattcatatatatatatatatatatatatatatatatatgtgtgtgtgtgtgtgtgtgtgtgtgtgtgtgtaaaaacaaTATCTTGATACAAAATAAAGGTATAAAGGACCCTCACACTCATGGCATAACATACattttaattcaaattttaattttgtataattGTACCTTGAAAGATGTAAATATGTGTCTATGTGCATACATTCGCATTTGTGTTTCATTTGAAAGATTccttgatggggctggagagatggcttcgtagttaaggcacttggctgcaaagcctaaggacctaggttcaattctccaggtcccacgtaagccaggtgcacatggtggcgcatgcatctggagtttgtttgcagtggctggaggccctcgtatgcccattctctccctctctctctctctctctctctctctctctctctctctgtttctttctcctctttctgaaataaacacattaaaatatttaaaaaaagattctttgATGGAAAGTTACTTTGAAGATAGTCATGCTCTATTTAGCATTTCAAGTTAATGTTCTTGAATATTTagggaatatttttaaaactatgactCTCTCAGAATGTAACTTCTGTGATAAAGGAACTTTTAAATTCATTTCTACTCAGTTTCTTGTGCAAAACTATTTAGCTATATAGGACAATGATGGTTGAGGTTTAATAGGATTTTAAATAGGTGAAAATAGATTCTGCTTTTGATTACTAACTAACCACAATCTATATATTCCTTAGTTTCTTTTGGGGGAATATTTAAATttcagaacagaacagaaagcaTTGAAAGTATCTTTCCTCAAAAGCCAAAGAGGAGAATGGTTTGAATCTACTTTTTTCCTTCTTAGCAGTTGGTA is part of the Jaculus jaculus isolate mJacJac1 chromosome X, mJacJac1.mat.Y.cur, whole genome shotgun sequence genome and encodes:
- the Pcdh11x gene encoding protocadherin-11 X-linked isoform X1, with the protein product MDLLSGTYIFAVLLACVVFQSGAQEKNYTVREEMPENVLIGDLLKDLNLSLIPDKSLTSPMQFKLVYKTGDVPLIRIEEGTGEIFTTGARIDREKLCAGIILDARCFYEVEVAVLPDEIFRLVKIRFLIEDINDNAPLFPATVINISIPENSAINSRYSLPAAIDPDIGINGVQNYHLIKGQNIFGLDVIETPEGDKMPQLIVQKELDREEKDTYVMKVKVEDGGFPQRSSTAILQVSVADTNDNQPIFTEQEIEVSIPENAPVGSSVTQLHATDADIGENARIHFYFSNLISNIAKRLFHLNTTTGLITVKEPLDREESPSHKLLVLASDGGSMPARAMVLVNVTDVNDNVPSIDIRYIVNPTNGTVLLSENAPLNTKIALITVMDKDSDHNGRVTCFTDHEVPFRLRPVFSNQFLLETAAFLDYESTREYAIKLLAADAGKPPLNQSSMLLIKVKDENDNAPIFTQPFISLSVPENNSPGTQLTKISATDADSGRNAEISYMLGIDAPPEFNLDRRTGILTAVKKLDREKQEKYYFTVLAKDNGIPPLMTNASVFLTVLDQNDNSPIFTHNEYNFYVPENLPRHGTVGLITVTDPDYGENSAVTLSILDVKDEFTIDPQTGVIRPNISFDREKQESYTFYVKAEDGGRVSRSSMAKVTINVVDVNDNKPVFVVPPSNYSFELVLPSTNPGTVVFKVVAIDNDTGMNAEVHYSMVGGNTKGLFMIDQTTGNITLKEKCVVADLGLHKLIIKAQDLGQPDSLFNVIIVNLFVNETVTNATLIHELVRKSIEAPVTQSTEIADASSPTSDYVKIMVAIVAGTITVILVIFITAVVRCRQSPHLKASQKNKQNSEWVTPNPENRQMMMMKKKKKKKKKHAPKNLLLNFVTIEEAKTDDADNDRNSVTLDLPIELEEQTMGKYNWGTTPSTFKPDSPDLARHYKSASPQPTFQIQPETPLNSKHHIIQELPLDNTFVGCDSISKCSSSSSDPYSISECSYPVTTFKTPVSVHTRPQMKEVVRSCTPMKEATTVEIWTHPQPQFIPNQRKTEGKKAGKSQRRVTFHLPEGSQESISDGGVGNHDTGSLPSTSHALPLGYPQEEYFDHAAPNNRTEGDGNSDPESTFIPGLKKAAEITVQPTVEEASDNCTQECLILGHSDACWMPASLTHASPPHAQTSALCHSSPRTQASARPCSPPVTQTIVLCHSPPVTQTIALCHSPPGAQASALHHSPPLPQATSLHQSPPPAQASALRYSPPPAQGAAIHHSPPLQVAVLHHSHAQPPMGLQQGWVQGAGADGLRSLDQGVQGGTRVQFYTMSERLHPSDDSIKVIPLTTFTSGQQARPSRGDSPIMEEHPL